A window of the Tripterygium wilfordii isolate XIE 37 chromosome 12, ASM1340144v1, whole genome shotgun sequence genome harbors these coding sequences:
- the LOC120010464 gene encoding uncharacterized protein LOC120010464: MRRSQRTSTRGFISRHSENTAPRNDVINGGGGLLFRPPPPSLSYSYPPSTPPFNNQSLYNYQKLMNQQQPPLLSLPISSLSRGLSCPPNTRKANRAPRDQSLTPKKAKQPPQNIREKEPKQDSKSTKSSIMGSVSPLGPDPNDLPKLEKLSGSVFTFSPPPSSLPLPKFSLRPKLSCKAEAAAGIDAGATDSLRRMLRLL; the protein is encoded by the coding sequence ATGAGAAGATCTCAGAGGACAAGCACTCGTGGTTTCATTTCCAGACACAGTGAAAACACGGCTCCTAGAAATGACGTCATCAATGGTGGTGGAGGTTTGTTGTTCCGTCCTCCTCCGCCTTCTCTCTCCTACTCTTACCCTCCATCGACTCCGCcgttcaataatcaatctttaTATAACTACCAAAAATTGATGAATCAACAGCAACCGCCTCTGCTCTCTCTGCCAATCTCTTCGCTAAGCCGAGGCCTATCGTGCCCACCCAATACCAGAAAGGCCAACAGAGCCCCAAGAGACCAGTCTCTCACGCCGAAGAAAGCAAAGCAACCACCACAGAACATAAGAGAAAAAGAGCCAAAGCAAGATTCAAAATCAACAAAGTCTTCGATTATGGGCTCGGTTAGTCCATTAGGACCCGACCCGAATGATCTTCCTAAGTTGGAGAAGCTTTCTGGTTCTGTGTTTACATTCTCGCCACCTCCGAGCAGCTTGCCGTTGCCGAAATTCTCTCTCAGGCCTAAACTCAGTTGCAAGGCTGAAGCTGCTGCCGGTATTGACGCCGGAGCAACGGACAGTCTCCGGCGAATGCTACGTCTCCTTTGA
- the LOC120010429 gene encoding receptor protein kinase CLAVATA1-like: MRISCFLLILILFSSSYAYNDLDVLLKLKSAMIGPKGFGLEDWKENNSLTPNAHCSFSGVTCDQDSRVVALNVFSHPLFGTVPPEIGLLDKLVNLTISNDNLTGKLPVEVANLTSLKVLNISYNLFQGNFPGEITLGMTELEVLDAYDNNFAGSLPVEITKLKNLKHLHFGGNYFTGEIPESYSEIQSLEYLGLNGIGLTGKTPWFLSKLKNLREMYIGYFNSYVGGIPPEFGSMSELRLLDMASCNITGEIPTSLSNLKNLHSLFLQLNRLTGYIPPELSGLISLKSFDVSNNELIGEIPQSFSALQNITLLNVFRNRLYGAIPDFVGDFPFLETLYVWGNNFTYELPQNLGRNGKLLYVDVSENHFTGLIPRDLCKGGRLKTFILMDNFFFGTLPEELGECRSLERIRISKNLLNGTIPAGIFSLPAVQVIEMYDNYFSGELPSEASGDALGFLDLSNNWISGSIPPAIGNLKNLHILSLAMNRFRGEIPHEIFGLESLSKINISANNISGKIPDSISRCTSLNAIDLSRNNLSGEIPNGIAMLTVLGTFNISQNRITGHIPAEIRNMTSLATLDLSDNNFYGRIPTGGQFQVFKDNAFAGNPNLCSPGNVSCRSFVDSAQSSGHGHKKFFSSSKLILTIIVFFTALLLIIVTVYRLRNKKLQKSKTWKLTAFHRLDFKAEDVLECLKEENIIGKGGAGIVYRGSMPDGVDVAIKRLVGCGSGHSDHGFSAEIQTLGRIRHRNIVRLLGYVSNKDTNFLLYEYMPNGSLGEMLHGSKGGHLQWETRYKIAVEAAKGLCYLHHDCSPLIIHRDVKSNNILLDSDFEAHVADFGLAKFLQDAGASECMSSIAGSYGYIAPEYAYTLKVDEKSDVYSFGVVLLELIAGRKPVGEFGDGVDIVRWIRKTTSEISQLPDAAASVLAVVDQRLSASVLAVVDQRLSGYPLSEVINLYKIAMLCVADEASHRPTMREVVHLLTNPLQSAPTLVNL; the protein is encoded by the exons ATGAGGATCTCTTGTTTCCTTCTGATTCTCATACTGTTCTCCAGTTCCTATGCTTACAATGATCTTGATGTTCTGTTGAAGCTGAAATCCGCCATGATCGGACCCAAAGGCTTTGGACTGGAGGACTGGAAGGAGAACAACTCGTTGACGCCCAATGCACACTGCAGTTTTTCCGGAGTCACGTGCGACCAAGACTCACGTGTCGTCGCTCTCAATGTGTTTTCTCATCCCTTGTTTGGTACGGTTCCGCCGGAGATAGGGCTGTTGGACAAGCTTGTGAACCTTACCATCTCCAACGATAACCTTACTGGGAAGCTTCCTGTAGAGGTGGCGAACCTGACGTCACTCAAGGTCCTCAATATCTCTTACAATCTCTTCCAAGGAAACTTTCCCGGTGAAATCACTCTTGGCATGACGGAGCTTGAGGTCCTCGACGCCTACGACAACAACTTCGCCGGTTCTCTGCCGGTGGAGATAACGAAACTGAAGAATCTGAAACATCTTCATTTTGGAGGGAACTACTTTACCGGTGAAATTCCGGAGAGTTATTCTGAGATACAGAGCTTGGAGTACCTAGGGTTGAATGGTATTGGACTAACCGGGAAAACGCCGTGGTTTTTGTCAAAGTTGAAGAATCTCAGAGAAATGTATATTGGGTACTTCAACTCATACGTCGGAGGTATTCCACCGGAGTTTGGATCGATGAGTGAACTCCGGCTTCTTGATATGGCAAGCTGTAACATCACCGGTGAGATTCCCACGAGTTTAAGTAATTTGAAGAACTTGCACTCATTGTTCCTTCAATTGAACCGGCTTACGGGTTATATACCCCCTGAACTATCCGGTCTAATTAGTTTGAAATCATTCGATGTCTCGAACAATGAATTGATCGGAGAGATACCGCAGAGCTTCTCTGCGTTGCAGAACATTACGTTACTCAATGTGTTTAGAAACCGCCTCTACGGTGCAATCCCGGATTTCGTCGGTGATTTCCCGTTTCTTGAGACGCTTTATGTTTGGGGAAACAACTTCACGTATGAATTGCCGCAGAATCTCGGCCGGAATGGTAAGTTGTTGTACGTCGACGTTTCGGAGAATCACTTCACTGGACTCATTCCTCGGGATTTGTGTAAAGGAGGGAGGTTGAAGACGTTTATTCTCATGGACAATTTCTTCTTTGGAACGCTTCCTGAGGAGCTAGGCGAGTGCAGGTCGCTGGAAAGAATTCGCATCTCGAAGAACCTTCTCAACGGCACCATTCCTGCCGGGATTTTCAGCTTGCCGGCAGTGCAGGTGATCGAGATGTATGATAATTACTTCTCCGGCGAGCTCCCGTCTGAGGCATCCGGTGATGCGTTGGGATTCTTGGACTTGTCTAACAATTGGATCAGCGGCAGCATTCCTCCGGCAATTGGGAATCTGAAAAATTTGCACATATTGTCCCTTGCAATGAACAGATTTAGAGGTGAAATTCCACATGAAATCTTCGGTCTAGAGTCCCTCTCGAAGATCAACATAAGCGCAAACAACATTAGCGGGAAAATCCCTGATTCAATTTCTCGCTGCACATCCCTTAACGCAATTGATTTGAGCCGAAACAATCTTAGTGGGGAAATTCCAAATGGAATCGCTATGCTAACGGTTCTTGGCACTTTCAACATTTCTCAGAATAGAATCACAGGCCACATTCCCGCTGAAATTCGAAACATGACAAGCCTAGCAACTCTCGATCTCTCCGACAATAACTTCTACGGCAGAATCCCGACCGGTGGGCAGTTTCAGGTGTTCAAGGACAATGCATTCGCCGGCAATCCCAATCTCTGTTCACCAGGAAATGTTTCTTGCCGGTCTTTTGTTGATTCTGCTCAATCCTCTGGTCACGGCCATAAGAAGTTCTTCTCTTCGTCCAAGCTTATTCTCACAATCATTGTGTTCTTCACTGCTTTGCTGTTGATAATCGTCACCGTCTACAGATTGAGAAATAAGAAGCTCCAGAAATCAAAGACTTGGAAGCTCACTGCATTCCATCGGCTTGATTTCAAAGCAGAGGATGTGCTGGAGtgtttgaaagaagaaaacataaTAGGCAAAGGCGGTGCCGGGATCGTTTATCGCGGGTCCATGCCGGATGGTGTTGATGTGGCGATCAAGCGACTAGTGGGTTGTGGCAGTGGACACAGCGACCACGGTTTCTCGGCCGAAATCCAAACATTGGGCCGAATCCGTCACCGGAATATTGTTAGACTGTTGGGTTACGTGTCGAACAAGGACACGAACTTCTTGTTGTACGAGTACATGCCGAATGGAAGCTTGGGAGAGATGTTGCACGGATCAAAAGGAGGCCATTTGCAGTGGGAGACGAGGTATAAGATCGCGGTTGAGGCTGCGAAGGGCCTTTGTTACCTTCACCATGACTGCTCGCCTTTGATCATACACAGAGATGTAAAGTCCAATAATATTCTTCTGGACTCGGACTTTGAGGCCCATGTCGCTGATTTTGGACTCGCTAAGTTCTTGCAGGATGCCGGTGCATCAGAGTGCATGTCCTCCATCGCTGGCTCGTATGGCTACATCGCACCAG AGTATGCCTACACGTTAAAGGTGGACGAGAAAAGCGATGTTTACAGCTTCGGCGTAGTGTTGCTGGAACTGATAGCCGGGAGGAAGCCAGTGGGGGAGTTTGGGGATGGAGTTGACATAGTGAGATGGATTAGGAAAACTACATCAGAGATTTCTCAGTTGCCTGATGCTGCTGCTTCAGTTCTAGCAGTGGTGGACCAAAGGCTTAGTGCTTCAGTGCTTGCAGTGGTGGACCAAAGGCTTAGTGGGTACCCGCTATCAGAGGTCATAAATCTGTACAAGATAGCCATGTTGTGTGTTGCAGATGAGGCATCTCATAGACCAACTATGAGGGAGGTGGTGCATTTGCTTACTAATCCTCTCCAGTCTGCCCCAACCCTCGTCAACCTTTAG
- the LOC120010260 gene encoding ER lumen protein-retaining receptor erd-2.2-like isoform X2, which produces MKATKRPIHAVSTWVRRQPTKIKAFLALMSGIAVLVSLRLIVEDHDNLFVAAEAVHAIGISVLIFKLMKEKTCAATLATTLWVIYMIRFKLRSSYMDDKDNLAIYYVVIPCALLSLVIHPTTQHNIVNRICWGFCVYLEAVSVLPQLRVMQNTKIVEPFTAHYVFALGVARFLSCAHWVLQVLDTRGRLLTALGYGLWPSMVLLSEVVQTFILADFCYYYVKSLVGGQLVLRLPSGVV; this is translated from the exons ATGAAGGCAACAAAGAGACCAATCCACGCGGTGTCGACATGGGTCCGGCGGCAACCAACGAAGATCAAGGCATTCTTGGCGTTAATGTCAGGAATTGCTGTTCTGGTGTCTCTTCGATTGATCGTTGAAGATCACGACAACCTCTTTGTAGCTGCCGAGGCTGTTCACGCCATTGGAATCTCCGTCCTCATCTTCAAGCTCATGAAGGAGAAGACTTGTGCTG CTACACTGGCAACAACCTTGTGGGTTATATATATGATTCGTTTTAAGCTGCGGTCCAGTTACATGGATGACAAAGACAACCTTGCAATTTACTATGTG GTGATACCTTGTGCTCTTCTGTCTTTAGTTATTCATCCAACCACCCAGCATAACATAGTTAACAGGATCTGCTGGGGTTTCTGTGTCTATCTGGAAGCTGTTTCAGTACTCCCTCAGCTACGGGTCATGCAGAATACAAAG ATTGTTGAACCATTCACGGCGCATTATGTGTTTGCACTTGGAGTTGCTAGGTTTTTGAGCTGTGCGCATTGGGTCCTTCAG GTGTTGGATACTCGAGGACGCCTATTGACTGCCCTGGGTTATGGATTGTGGCCTTCCATGGTTCTCCTGTCAGAAGTTGTCCAGACATTCATTCTTGCGGATTTTTGTTACTATTACGTCAAGAG CCTTGTCGGCGGACAACTTGTTCTGCGTCTTCCCTCCGGAGTCGTATGA
- the LOC120010260 gene encoding ER lumen protein-retaining receptor erd-2.2-like isoform X1, whose amino-acid sequence MKATKRPIHAVSTWVRRQPTKIKAFLALMSGIAVLVSLRLIVEDHDNLFVAAEAVHAIGISVLIFKLMKEKTCAGLSLKSQELTAMFLAVRLYCSFVMEYDIHTLLDSATLATTLWVIYMIRFKLRSSYMDDKDNLAIYYVVIPCALLSLVIHPTTQHNIVNRICWGFCVYLEAVSVLPQLRVMQNTKIVEPFTAHYVFALGVARFLSCAHWVLQVLDTRGRLLTALGYGLWPSMVLLSEVVQTFILADFCYYYVKSLVGGQLVLRLPSGVV is encoded by the exons ATGAAGGCAACAAAGAGACCAATCCACGCGGTGTCGACATGGGTCCGGCGGCAACCAACGAAGATCAAGGCATTCTTGGCGTTAATGTCAGGAATTGCTGTTCTGGTGTCTCTTCGATTGATCGTTGAAGATCACGACAACCTCTTTGTAGCTGCCGAGGCTGTTCACGCCATTGGAATCTCCGTCCTCATCTTCAAGCTCATGAAGGAGAAGACTTGTGCTG GACTTTCACTCAAATCACAGGAACTAACAGCTATGTTTTTAGCTGTTAGACTCTATTGCAGCTTTGTCATGGAATATGATATACATACATTACTTGACTCAGCTACACTGGCAACAACCTTGTGGGTTATATATATGATTCGTTTTAAGCTGCGGTCCAGTTACATGGATGACAAAGACAACCTTGCAATTTACTATGTG GTGATACCTTGTGCTCTTCTGTCTTTAGTTATTCATCCAACCACCCAGCATAACATAGTTAACAGGATCTGCTGGGGTTTCTGTGTCTATCTGGAAGCTGTTTCAGTACTCCCTCAGCTACGGGTCATGCAGAATACAAAG ATTGTTGAACCATTCACGGCGCATTATGTGTTTGCACTTGGAGTTGCTAGGTTTTTGAGCTGTGCGCATTGGGTCCTTCAG GTGTTGGATACTCGAGGACGCCTATTGACTGCCCTGGGTTATGGATTGTGGCCTTCCATGGTTCTCCTGTCAGAAGTTGTCCAGACATTCATTCTTGCGGATTTTTGTTACTATTACGTCAAGAG CCTTGTCGGCGGACAACTTGTTCTGCGTCTTCCCTCCGGAGTCGTATGA